A part of Gossypium hirsutum isolate 1008001.06 chromosome A07, Gossypium_hirsutum_v2.1, whole genome shotgun sequence genomic DNA contains:
- the LOC107937103 gene encoding B3 domain-containing transcription factor FUS3 has protein sequence MMAAATAAGAATAATPSVHEKPEAFALVAGVEGVTVEGDNTHQHPSGPSGLTRDLVAAVPSFGFNRKKRMARQRRSSSTIKLLSFTNNSSSSSSSSSHVPSPPLPTRVIDPKRLRFLFQKELKNSDVSSLRRMILPKRAAEAHLPVLESKEGILISMDDLDGLHVWSFKYRFWPNNNSRMYVLENTGEFVSTHGLQLGDFIMVYQDSLNQNYVIQAKKASDEDVYSDIARNGVNDLFLHDYEATKSSNYYYPMMEDNGMSFIYDTTLSFSNDCPLDFLGGSMTNYSRMGSLESFGSVENLSLDEFYQL, from the exons ATGATGGCAGCAGCTACAGCAGCAGGAGCAGCAACAGCAGCTACTCCTAGTGTTCATGAGAAACCCGAGGCCTTTGCTTTGGTGGCAGGTGTTGAGGGTGTCACTGTGGAAGGGGACAACACCCATCAACACCCATCGGGTCCTTCCGGGTTGACCCGTGACCTTGTCGCTGCTGTTCCAAGCTTTGGTTTCAACAGGAAGAAAAGGATGGCTAGACAGAGGAGATCATCTTCCACAATCAAACTTCTCTCTTTTACTAACaactcctcctcctcctcctcctcctcctcgcACGTGCCTTCCCCCCCTCTCCCCACACGT GTTATTGATCCAAAGAGATTGAGATTCCTTTTCCAGAAGGAACTCAAGAACAGCGACGTAAGCTCCCTCCGAAGAATGATACTCCCTAAG AGAGCAGCGGAGGCTCACTTACCGGTCCTCGAGTCCAAAGAAGGGATCCTCATCAGCATGGACGACTTAGATGGATTGCATGTATGGAGCTTCAAGTACAG GTTTTGGCCGAATAACAACAGCCGTATGTACGTGCTCGAAAATACCG GGGAATTCGTTAGCACGCACGGATTACAGCTCGGGGATTTCATCATGGTGTATCAAGATAGCCTAAACCAGAATTAT GTAATCCAGGCGAAGAAGGCGTCGGACGAAGATGTATATAGTGACATAGCTAGGAACGGAGTGAATGACCTATTTCTCCATGATTATGAGGCAACTAAGTCCAGCAACTATTACTATCCAATGATGGAGGATAATGGGATGTCATTTATATATGACACCACCTTGAGCTTCTCAAATGACTGCCCACTTGATTTTCTGGGTGGATCAATGACCAACTATTCAAGGATGGGGTCTCTGGAAAGCTTTGGTTCTGTTGAAAACTTGTCACTTGATGAGTTTTATCAACTTTAA